One region of Bacillota bacterium genomic DNA includes:
- the uvrA gene encoding excinuclease ABC subunit UvrA: MREVSRGRDTILVRGAREHNLKDIDVEIPRNCLVVITGVSGSGKSSLAIDTLFAEGQRRYVESLSAYARQFLGQLDKPDVDLIEGLSPAICIDQKAASRNPRSTVGTVTEVYDYLRLLFARIGKPHCPRCGRPITSMTVDQMVDRVLSLGEGRRLLVLAPMVRGRKGEHQKVLEDLRRAGYVRVRVDGEVRELSEDIQLEKYRRHTIEAVVDRIVVRPDVGSRLADSLEKAVELSGGLAVVQVLDGEEMLFSQEMACPDCGVSLGELQPRLFSFNSPYGACPECDGLGTSMEIDPDLVLDRSRSLSEGAVVPWYRGNGTYYPQLLEAVAEHFGIDTEVPVADLDPRQVNIILYGAPGERIRFRYVNPYGRVRVQDIYFDGVIANLERRYKEAQTEAQRMEIEEFMSSRPCPACKGARLRPEALAVKVGGLSIAQVTAMSVAQAQEFFSRLELTPRERLIADRILKEIQARLGFMVNVGLDYLTLDRPTGTLAGGEAQRIRLATQIGSGLMGVLYILDEPSIGLHQRDNTRLIATLKRLRDLGNTVLVVEHDEEMMRAADWIIDMGPGAGAHGGEVVVAGTVDEVASCPRSLTGRYLSGAALIEVPLARRPGNGKVLTVRGAREHNLKDIDVSFPLGTFICVTGVSGSGKSTLVNEILYRRLAVELHGARLRPGEHRGIEGIEHLDKVIEIDQSPIGRTPRSNPATYIGAFDFVREAFASTPEARMRGYRPGRFSFNVRGGRCEACRGDGIIKIEMHFLPDVYVPCEVCKGKRYNRETLEVRYRGRNISEILDMTVEEALGFFASLPRLRRKLETLYDVGLGYIKLGQPATTLSGGEAQRVKLAAELSRRATGRTMYILDEPTTGLHFDDVKKLLAVLHRLVDAGNTVVVIEHNMDVIKTADWIIDLGPEGGERGGRVVAQGPPEEVARADCHTGRFLRRWLEGRTVGGDGDH; the protein is encoded by the coding sequence ATGCGCGAGGTTTCCAGGGGGCGCGATACCATACTGGTGCGCGGCGCCCGCGAACACAACCTGAAGGATATCGACGTGGAGATCCCCCGCAACTGCCTGGTGGTGATCACCGGGGTGTCGGGGAGTGGCAAGAGCAGCCTGGCCATTGACACCCTGTTTGCCGAGGGGCAGCGGCGGTATGTGGAGTCGCTGTCTGCGTATGCCCGCCAGTTTCTGGGGCAACTGGACAAGCCCGACGTGGACCTGATCGAGGGGCTGTCGCCGGCCATCTGCATCGACCAGAAGGCGGCCAGCCGCAACCCCCGCTCCACGGTGGGGACGGTCACCGAGGTGTACGATTACCTGCGGCTGCTCTTCGCCCGCATCGGCAAGCCCCACTGCCCCCGTTGCGGGCGGCCGATCACCTCCATGACTGTGGACCAGATGGTGGACCGCGTGCTTTCCCTGGGGGAAGGTCGGCGGCTGCTGGTGCTGGCACCCATGGTGCGGGGGCGCAAGGGGGAGCACCAGAAGGTGTTGGAAGACCTCCGCCGGGCCGGGTACGTGCGGGTGCGGGTGGACGGCGAGGTCCGGGAACTTTCCGAAGATATTCAGCTTGAGAAGTACAGGCGGCACACCATCGAGGCGGTGGTGGACCGCATCGTGGTGCGCCCCGACGTGGGCAGCCGCCTGGCCGACTCCCTGGAGAAGGCGGTGGAGCTTTCCGGGGGCCTGGCGGTGGTGCAGGTGCTGGATGGGGAGGAGATGCTCTTCTCCCAGGAGATGGCCTGCCCCGACTGCGGGGTTTCCCTGGGGGAGTTGCAGCCCCGCCTGTTTTCCTTCAACAGCCCCTATGGGGCCTGCCCGGAGTGCGACGGGCTGGGCACCAGCATGGAGATCGACCCCGACCTGGTCCTGGACCGCTCCAGGTCCCTGTCCGAGGGGGCCGTGGTGCCCTGGTACCGGGGGAACGGAACCTATTATCCCCAACTGCTCGAGGCGGTGGCGGAGCACTTCGGCATCGACACCGAGGTGCCGGTGGCCGACCTGGATCCCCGGCAGGTGAACATCATCCTGTACGGGGCTCCGGGGGAGCGCATCCGCTTCCGGTACGTTAACCCTTACGGAAGGGTGCGGGTCCAGGATATCTACTTCGACGGGGTGATCGCCAACCTGGAGCGCCGTTACAAGGAAGCCCAGACCGAGGCCCAGCGTATGGAGATAGAGGAATTCATGTCCAGCCGCCCCTGCCCGGCCTGTAAGGGGGCACGCTTGCGGCCCGAGGCCCTGGCGGTCAAGGTGGGCGGTCTTTCCATCGCCCAGGTCACCGCCATGTCGGTGGCCCAGGCGCAGGAGTTCTTCTCCCGTCTGGAACTCACCCCGCGGGAACGCCTGATAGCTGACCGCATCCTGAAAGAGATTCAGGCCCGGCTGGGGTTCATGGTCAACGTGGGCCTTGACTACCTCACCCTGGATCGCCCGACGGGTACGCTGGCCGGTGGTGAGGCCCAGCGCATCCGCCTGGCCACCCAGATCGGCTCCGGTCTCATGGGGGTCCTGTACATCCTGGACGAGCCCAGCATCGGGTTGCACCAGAGGGATAACACCCGCCTCATCGCCACTTTGAAGCGGTTGCGGGACCTGGGCAATACGGTGCTGGTGGTCGAGCACGACGAAGAGATGATGCGGGCCGCCGACTGGATCATCGACATGGGTCCCGGGGCCGGCGCCCACGGCGGCGAAGTGGTGGTGGCCGGCACCGTGGATGAGGTGGCGTCGTGCCCGCGTTCCCTCACCGGGCGGTACCTGTCGGGGGCGGCGCTCATCGAAGTTCCCCTGGCGCGCAGGCCGGGGAACGGCAAGGTCCTTACGGTGCGGGGGGCGCGGGAGCACAACCTGAAGGACATCGACGTGTCCTTCCCCCTGGGCACCTTCATCTGCGTCACCGGGGTATCGGGTTCGGGGAAGAGCACCCTGGTGAACGAGATCCTGTACCGCAGGCTGGCGGTAGAGCTGCACGGAGCCCGCCTGCGTCCCGGTGAGCACCGGGGGATAGAGGGGATCGAACACCTGGACAAGGTCATCGAGATAGACCAGTCACCGATTGGACGCACGCCCCGGTCCAACCCTGCCACCTACATCGGGGCCTTCGACTTCGTGCGGGAGGCGTTTGCCTCCACGCCCGAGGCCCGCATGCGGGGTTACCGCCCCGGGAGGTTCAGCTTCAACGTGCGGGGCGGGCGCTGCGAAGCCTGCCGCGGCGACGGCATCATCAAGATAGAGATGCACTTTTTGCCGGATGTGTACGTCCCCTGCGAGGTCTGCAAGGGCAAGCGCTACAACCGCGAAACCTTAGAGGTCAGGTACCGGGGCCGCAACATCTCGGAAATCCTGGACATGACGGTGGAGGAGGCACTGGGGTTCTTTGCCTCCCTGCCCCGCCTGCGGCGCAAGCTGGAGACGCTGTACGACGTGGGGCTGGGATACATCAAGCTGGGCCAGCCCGCCACCACCCTTTCGGGCGGGGAAGCCCAGCGGGTAAAACTGGCCGCGGAGCTTTCCCGCCGGGCCACGGGTCGCACCATGTACATCCTGGATGAGCCCACCACAGGTTTGCACTTCGACGACGTCAAGAAACTGCTGGCCGTGCTGCACCGGCTGGTGGACGCGGGCAACACGGTGGTGGTCATCGAACATAACATGGACGTCATCAAGACCGCGGACTGGATCATTGACCTGGGACCGGAAGGGGGAGAGCGCGGGGGCCGGGTGGTGGCCCAGGGTCCCCCCGAAGAGGTGGCCCGCGCCGACTGCCACACCGGGCGTTTCCTGCGCCGCTGGCTGGAGGGCCGCACGGTGGGAGGGGATGGCGACCACTAG
- the uvrC gene encoding excinuclease ABC subunit UvrC produces MEQERWRELVRNLPDRPGVYLFKDAGGQVIYVGKALSLRNRVRSYFHSSAGLNQRTMAMLSRAAGLDYIITDTELEALTLESNLVKKHRPRYNVMLKDDKHYPYLRVTTEDRWPRLVIARRARRDGSRYFGPYYPASVVHETMRLCRRLFPLRTCSDRVLENAGRPCLNYHIGRCLGPCTGEVDQEEYRQVVRDLCLFLGGRGEEVRDRLRARMEEAAERLEFEKAARLRDQIQALDRLIEEQKMVSTRLEDQDVVGLARAGQDVCVQVFFMRAGKVVGRRHYLLPAAPADAAEGEAVAGSGGAASDPEILGAFLKQHYAEAEDIPGQILLPASPEEADLIERWLTQQAGHRVSLVVPKKGEKRHLVDLVTENARQVLNDVGPQEERRRETGREAARVLGDLAGLPGPVRRLEGYDISNLHGRQAVGSLVVFEDGMPRKDHYRLFRLRTPGPDDYAMMQEILFRRFRRGLEEAGAGTGFASMPDLVLVDGGRGQLNAALEVLRALGLDHIPVMGLAKEQELLFLPGRPEPVQLPRDSAALHLVQWLRDEAHRFALGHHRRARKREGIRSLLDEVPGIGPRRKKELLRRFASLEQMASASVEELAAVPGMNLAAARRLKEYLGG; encoded by the coding sequence GTGGAGCAGGAACGGTGGCGGGAACTGGTGAGGAACCTGCCCGACCGGCCCGGCGTGTACCTGTTCAAGGACGCCGGCGGGCAGGTCATTTACGTGGGAAAGGCCCTCTCGCTCCGCAACCGGGTGCGTTCGTATTTTCACTCTTCCGCCGGGTTGAACCAGCGCACCATGGCCATGCTCAGCCGGGCCGCCGGCCTGGATTACATCATCACCGACACCGAGCTGGAAGCCCTCACCCTGGAGTCCAACCTGGTCAAGAAGCACCGTCCCCGGTACAACGTGATGCTCAAGGACGACAAGCACTACCCGTACCTGCGGGTGACCACGGAGGACCGCTGGCCGCGGCTGGTGATCGCCCGGCGCGCCCGGCGGGACGGTTCCCGCTACTTCGGCCCTTACTATCCCGCGTCTGTCGTACACGAGACCATGCGTCTGTGCCGACGCCTCTTCCCCCTGCGCACCTGTTCGGACCGGGTACTGGAGAATGCGGGCCGGCCCTGCCTCAACTACCACATCGGCCGCTGCCTGGGGCCCTGCACGGGAGAGGTGGACCAGGAGGAGTACCGCCAGGTGGTGCGCGACCTCTGCCTGTTCCTGGGCGGGCGGGGGGAGGAGGTGCGCGACCGCCTGCGCGCCCGCATGGAGGAAGCGGCCGAGCGGCTGGAGTTCGAGAAGGCGGCTCGCCTGCGGGATCAGATCCAGGCCCTCGACCGCCTGATCGAGGAGCAGAAGATGGTATCCACCCGCCTGGAGGATCAGGACGTGGTGGGGCTGGCCCGGGCGGGACAAGACGTGTGCGTGCAGGTGTTCTTCATGCGCGCGGGCAAGGTGGTGGGCCGCCGCCACTATCTTCTCCCCGCTGCTCCGGCCGACGCCGCAGAGGGTGAGGCCGTTGCTGGCTCCGGCGGCGCCGCGTCCGACCCGGAGATCCTGGGTGCATTCTTGAAGCAGCATTACGCCGAGGCGGAGGACATCCCTGGGCAGATCTTGCTGCCCGCCTCGCCCGAGGAAGCAGACCTCATCGAGCGGTGGTTGACACAGCAGGCCGGCCACCGGGTTTCCCTGGTCGTCCCCAAGAAGGGCGAAAAGAGGCATCTGGTGGACCTGGTGACCGAGAATGCCCGTCAGGTCCTCAACGATGTCGGGCCGCAAGAGGAGCGCCGCCGCGAGACAGGCCGGGAAGCTGCCCGGGTGCTGGGAGATCTGGCCGGGTTGCCCGGTCCCGTGCGCCGTCTGGAAGGCTACGATATCTCCAACCTGCATGGCCGCCAGGCGGTGGGGTCGCTGGTAGTATTCGAAGACGGCATGCCGCGCAAGGACCACTACCGCCTCTTCCGCCTGAGGACCCCCGGGCCGGACGACTACGCCATGATGCAGGAAATCCTGTTCCGCCGCTTCCGCAGGGGGTTGGAGGAGGCCGGCGCCGGCACCGGGTTCGCATCGATGCCCGACCTGGTGCTGGTGGACGGCGGTCGCGGGCAGCTCAACGCCGCCCTCGAGGTGTTGCGCGCCCTGGGCCTGGATCACATCCCCGTCATGGGCCTGGCCAAGGAGCAGGAGCTGTTGTTCCTGCCCGGCAGACCCGAACCCGTCCAGTTGCCGCGCGACTCGGCCGCCCTGCACCTGGTGCAGTGGCTCCGCGATGAAGCCCACCGCTTCGCCCTGGGCCACCACCGGCGTGCCCGCAAGCGCGAAGGGATACGCTCGCTTCTGGATGAGGTCCCCGGGATCGGCCCCCGCCGGAAGAAGGAATTGTTGCGCCGGTTTGCTTCCCTGGAGCAAATGGCATCGGCTTCGGTGGAGGAGCTAGCCGCTGTCCCCGGCATGAATCTGGCTGCTGCCCGCAGGCTAAAGGAGTACCTGGGGGGCTAA
- a CDS encoding DNA-binding domain-containing protein: MAWRVFTVEDDASVRRMLRNILEGSGVGVVVGESGDGEEAQEVLLAMSPRPDLVFVDILLPRVDGLTVVERLRSQAFPSPFIVISQVSDPSVVSRAYQAGVEFFVRKPLNFYEVLAVSTSVMERRSMGRLLGDIKRLVWDASGRPASAAEMPMSPDPERALRIARRIFSELGILGEPGCRDLFVLVRLLAARQELGDPVGRLQDVEALVYRYYQQRQEAGVSTSMKAIQQRIRRAVAAAQLNMAALALEDYGNDLVHRYGGVFFDFVELRNDMRYPKKQSPYRGRVSIRKFIEALSAEVTARMEASAEADAGRL, encoded by the coding sequence TTGGCCTGGCGGGTTTTCACCGTCGAGGACGACGCCAGTGTGCGGCGCATGTTGAGGAATATCCTGGAAGGTAGCGGCGTGGGGGTCGTCGTGGGAGAGTCGGGAGACGGCGAAGAGGCACAGGAAGTGCTCCTGGCGATGTCTCCGCGCCCCGACCTGGTTTTCGTGGACATCCTCCTACCCCGCGTGGACGGACTGACCGTGGTGGAACGGCTCAGAAGTCAGGCCTTTCCGTCCCCGTTCATAGTCATCAGCCAGGTCTCTGATCCTTCCGTGGTGAGTCGCGCGTACCAAGCCGGAGTGGAGTTCTTCGTCAGAAAGCCGTTGAATTTTTACGAGGTTCTCGCGGTGAGTACCAGCGTCATGGAAAGACGATCGATGGGGCGGCTGCTCGGGGACATTAAGCGACTGGTCTGGGATGCCTCCGGCCGCCCAGCGAGTGCCGCAGAAATGCCCATGAGCCCCGACCCGGAACGGGCGCTGCGCATTGCCCGGCGGATTTTTTCGGAACTGGGCATCCTGGGCGAGCCAGGTTGCCGGGACCTGTTCGTGCTGGTCAGGTTGCTGGCGGCCAGGCAGGAACTCGGTGATCCGGTGGGGCGTTTGCAGGACGTGGAAGCGCTGGTGTACAGGTATTACCAGCAGCGCCAGGAGGCTGGCGTTTCAACGTCTATGAAGGCTATCCAGCAGCGCATAAGGCGTGCGGTCGCTGCAGCGCAGTTGAACATGGCGGCCCTTGCTCTGGAGGATTACGGGAACGACCTTGTGCATAGGTACGGAGGAGTGTTTTTCGACTTCGTCGAACTGAGAAATGACATGCGCTACCCCAAGAAGCAGAGCCCGTACCGGGGAAGGGTCAGCATACGCAAGTTCATCGAAGCCCTATCGGCAGAGGTCACGGCCAGGATGGAGGCCAGCGCCGAGGCCGACGCGGGGCGCCTATGA
- a CDS encoding sensor histidine kinase has translation MAVTVLAVAILGEVKVNPFGTAFRFGLGPAGYAFAAISAGSGSWVVPGLFTLAGVLVFRTCLGYVFAGGKTMLAPLLAVNFPGAAYYMVFAALLTALRVSRRVDRPLAAGAGLTIADTGSNLFEMALRGEIDSWIGLPARIGLCLLVAVIRSCLVLGLFYIINEQHREHLREQERKKHLELLLMVTGLRTEALFLEKASMQIEHLAVHAYKLYRQLQDTPAERVSDLAPELLELAKQMHEVKKAQRRIVAGMKRAVPGWDSDAGMKLSEVCRVAVDANEEHARRLGKDVRFRIAVGQDASVVHIHALLSILDNLLSNAVEAIPGSGEVVVDTAVGGADLLLTVRDNGVGIPAQDAELIFTPGYSTKFDPVTGEPSTGMGLPAVRELARNLGGEVWFQVRDGWTAFTVRLPRHQVFA, from the coding sequence GTGGCGGTCACCGTCCTTGCCGTCGCCATCCTGGGCGAGGTGAAGGTAAATCCTTTCGGTACCGCGTTTCGGTTCGGCCTGGGGCCCGCGGGGTATGCATTCGCCGCCATCTCCGCGGGTTCCGGTTCGTGGGTTGTCCCGGGCCTCTTCACGCTGGCAGGAGTGCTCGTTTTTCGAACATGCCTGGGATACGTCTTTGCCGGGGGGAAGACGATGCTTGCCCCCCTCCTGGCCGTCAATTTTCCTGGGGCGGCTTACTATATGGTGTTCGCCGCCTTGCTCACTGCCCTGCGAGTCAGCCGGAGGGTTGACCGGCCTCTGGCGGCGGGGGCGGGTTTGACGATTGCCGACACGGGTTCCAACCTGTTCGAGATGGCCCTTCGGGGGGAGATCGACTCCTGGATCGGTCTCCCCGCCAGAATCGGGCTGTGTCTGCTGGTGGCTGTCATTCGCAGCTGCCTGGTCCTGGGCCTGTTTTACATTATCAACGAACAGCACCGGGAGCACTTGCGGGAGCAGGAGCGGAAAAAGCACCTGGAACTGCTCCTCATGGTCACGGGCCTGCGCACCGAAGCCCTTTTTTTGGAGAAGGCGAGCATGCAGATTGAGCATCTGGCGGTACATGCCTACAAGCTGTACCGGCAACTTCAAGACACGCCTGCGGAGCGGGTATCCGACCTGGCACCGGAGTTACTGGAGCTGGCCAAGCAGATGCACGAGGTGAAGAAGGCACAGCGTCGCATTGTGGCGGGGATGAAGAGGGCGGTGCCGGGGTGGGATTCCGACGCCGGGATGAAGCTCTCCGAGGTATGCCGGGTGGCCGTGGACGCTAACGAGGAACATGCGCGACGCCTCGGGAAGGACGTACGGTTTCGTATCGCCGTGGGCCAGGATGCGTCGGTCGTGCACATCCATGCCTTGCTCTCGATCCTGGACAACCTCTTGAGCAACGCGGTGGAAGCTATTCCCGGCAGCGGCGAGGTAGTCGTGGACACCGCGGTAGGGGGTGCCGACCTTCTGCTGACGGTTCGCGACAACGGGGTCGGTATACCCGCCCAGGACGCGGAACTCATCTTCACGCCGGGCTACAGCACCAAGTTCGATCCGGTGACGGGAGAGCCGTCTACGGGCATGGGCCTGCCTGCGGTGCGGGAGCTGGCCCGCAATCTGGGGGGTGAGGTGTGGTTCCAGGTGAGGGATGGCTGGACCGCATTCACCGTGAGGCTGCCTCGCCACCAGGTGTTCGCCTAG
- a CDS encoding ABC transporter ATP-binding protein, with translation MLQVESLHVYYGGIHALDGVSLKVEEGEVVAVIGANGAGKSTLLRCISGLVRCQSGKIRFQGADIAGAPPHQVVKMGIAHAPEGRRVFGEFTVRQNLLLGAFLRRNKHEIERDLEQVFRLFPRLKEREAQLAGTLSGGEQQMLCIARALMSGPRLLMMDEPSMGLAPVLVQDIYREIARLRGTITILLVEQNAFQALRTADRAYILETGRLVAEGAARELLRDPAVKRAYLGV, from the coding sequence ATGTTGCAAGTTGAGTCCCTGCACGTGTACTACGGGGGCATCCATGCCCTGGACGGTGTCTCCCTCAAGGTGGAGGAAGGCGAAGTAGTGGCGGTGATCGGAGCCAACGGAGCCGGCAAGAGCACCCTGCTGCGCTGCATATCCGGTCTGGTCAGGTGCCAATCGGGCAAGATCCGCTTCCAGGGAGCCGATATCGCCGGGGCCCCGCCCCACCAGGTGGTCAAAATGGGGATCGCCCATGCACCCGAGGGCCGGCGCGTATTCGGGGAGTTCACCGTCAGGCAGAACCTTCTGCTGGGGGCATTCCTGCGCCGCAACAAACACGAAATCGAACGGGACCTGGAACAGGTATTCCGGCTCTTCCCCCGGCTCAAAGAGCGGGAAGCCCAGCTCGCCGGGACGTTGAGCGGGGGGGAGCAGCAGATGCTCTGCATTGCCCGCGCCCTGATGTCCGGGCCGCGCCTCCTCATGATGGACGAGCCATCCATGGGCCTGGCCCCGGTGCTGGTACAGGACATATACCGGGAAATAGCACGCCTGCGCGGCACCATCACCATCCTGCTGGTGGAGCAAAACGCTTTCCAGGCCCTGCGCACCGCCGACCGCGCCTATATCCTGGAGACCGGGCGCCTGGTGGCAGAAGGCGCTGCCAGGGAACTCCTGCGTGACCCTGCCGTAAAGAGAGCATACCTGGGAGTCTGA
- a CDS encoding ABC transporter ATP-binding protein: MGPLLELDNVTMRFGGLTALNQLTMEVREGLTTGLIGPNGAGKTTVFNVVTGLYRPTSGDIRYAGQSIVGLPPHQIAKNGIARTFQNIRLFKNLTVYENVRAAGHLSTAYSMPTAFFHQPPFEQQEGLLNEDIHRLLGMLGLLSRKDELASSLPYGLQRRVEIARALMLRPRLLLLDEPAAGMNPQESRDLIGFIKDVKSMFGLTVFIIEHHMDVVMPLSDVVYVLNFGKLLSKGTPEEVQNDPRVIEAYLGEEETDVAS; this comes from the coding sequence TTGGGTCCTCTCCTTGAACTGGACAATGTCACCATGCGGTTCGGGGGCCTCACTGCCCTCAACCAACTGACCATGGAGGTGAGAGAGGGTCTGACCACGGGGTTGATCGGACCCAACGGCGCCGGCAAAACCACGGTGTTCAACGTGGTGACGGGCCTGTACCGCCCCACGTCCGGCGACATCAGGTACGCAGGGCAGAGCATCGTGGGACTACCGCCGCACCAGATCGCCAAGAACGGTATAGCCCGCACCTTTCAGAACATCCGCCTGTTCAAGAACCTCACCGTGTACGAGAACGTGCGCGCGGCGGGACACCTCAGCACGGCCTATTCCATGCCCACCGCCTTCTTCCACCAGCCTCCCTTCGAACAGCAAGAGGGCCTCCTCAACGAAGACATACATCGCCTGCTGGGCATGCTGGGATTGCTTTCCCGCAAGGACGAACTGGCCAGCAGCCTTCCGTACGGACTCCAGCGACGCGTGGAGATTGCCCGCGCCCTCATGCTACGGCCCCGGCTCCTCCTCCTGGACGAGCCAGCCGCAGGGATGAACCCCCAGGAATCACGAGACTTGATCGGGTTCATCAAAGACGTCAAGAGCATGTTCGGCCTCACGGTGTTCATCATCGAACACCACATGGATGTGGTGATGCCCCTGTCGGACGTGGTCTATGTCCTCAACTTCGGAAAGCTCCTGAGCAAGGGCACGCCGGAAGAGGTCCAGAACGACCCCCGCGTCATCGAGGCCTACCTCGGAGAGGAAGAGACCGATGTTGCAAGTTGA
- a CDS encoding branched-chain amino acid ABC transporter permease — MSHFRMRLGSLLLFAAGAHILGHLAQSWLPSYFVSLLTFMAINSILAVSWNLVSGFTGQFSLGHAGFMAVGAYTSALLMMKAHWSFLPALLTGGAAAAACGFLVGFPCLRLVGDYLAVVTLGFHYIILAVINNTPNLTGGGLGIVGVPLRTDLAVALLALVVTVWLVGNFVYSRHGRCCRAVKEDEIAAQCLGINTTYYKLAAFTISSFFAGVGGALTGHFTMYLHPDVFNYLKTVESVTMVILGGLGSLTGSLLGACAITALPEVFRNAGTLLHSLGYAAASQWVRSAWMVMYSLLLVLMMLLRPRGLLGGWEMSWQWAVARLAKRLRAREQGGKGLGSSP; from the coding sequence ATGAGCCACTTCCGCATGCGCCTCGGATCGCTGCTTCTGTTTGCAGCCGGCGCCCACATCCTGGGCCATCTTGCTCAATCGTGGCTCCCCAGCTACTTCGTATCCCTGCTCACCTTCATGGCCATCAACTCCATCCTGGCGGTGAGCTGGAACCTGGTCTCTGGATTCACCGGGCAGTTCAGCCTGGGTCACGCCGGCTTCATGGCGGTGGGTGCCTATACTTCCGCCCTGCTGATGATGAAGGCCCACTGGTCCTTCCTGCCCGCCCTGCTGACCGGAGGAGCGGCAGCGGCCGCCTGCGGCTTCCTGGTGGGATTTCCCTGCCTCAGACTGGTGGGTGACTACCTGGCCGTGGTGACGCTCGGGTTCCACTACATCATCCTGGCGGTCATCAACAACACCCCCAACCTGACGGGTGGGGGCCTGGGCATTGTCGGCGTCCCCCTGCGCACCGACCTGGCGGTGGCGCTGCTGGCGCTCGTGGTCACCGTGTGGCTGGTGGGCAACTTCGTCTATTCCCGACACGGCAGGTGCTGCCGGGCCGTCAAGGAGGACGAGATAGCGGCACAGTGCCTGGGCATAAACACCACGTACTACAAGCTGGCGGCATTCACCATCTCCTCTTTCTTCGCTGGCGTGGGCGGCGCGCTCACCGGGCACTTCACCATGTACCTGCACCCGGACGTCTTCAATTACCTGAAGACCGTGGAATCGGTGACCATGGTCATCCTGGGCGGGCTGGGAAGCCTCACCGGTTCGCTGCTGGGAGCGTGCGCCATCACCGCGCTTCCTGAGGTGTTCCGCAACGCGGGTACCCTGCTGCACTCACTCGGCTATGCGGCCGCCTCCCAGTGGGTGCGCTCGGCCTGGATGGTGATGTATTCCCTGCTACTGGTTCTAATGATGCTCTTGCGGCCCAGAGGATTGCTCGGTGGCTGGGAGATGAGCTGGCAGTGGGCGGTCGCCCGGCTGGCCAAGCGCCTGCGGGCGCGGGAGCAAGGAGGGAAGGGGCTTGGGTCCTCTCCTTGA
- a CDS encoding branched-chain amino acid ABC transporter permease, with translation MTSLVQQLINGLAIGSVYALVAVGYTLVFGVLRFINFAHGSIVTLGAYFGLFAVATLRLPIAGVFALALVLTGISSMGVERGAYRPLRLKGVPTLNILITSIGVSFLVENCIVVFVSADFHSFPAHILPSLPLSLGNVAKVAPVDILICAVAISLMTFLYLFLINTKTGVAIRAVAYDAPAAALMGININLTVGITFFLAGVMAAAAGVLLGMKFSVNPYLGGLFGLKSFAAAVVGGIGSVPGAYLGGYAVGLLETLGAAYVSSNFKDAIAFVLLVLILLFRPTGLLGRRIQEKV, from the coding sequence ATGACCAGCCTTGTCCAGCAGCTCATAAACGGCCTGGCCATCGGCAGCGTTTACGCCCTGGTCGCAGTTGGGTACACTCTCGTGTTCGGCGTGCTCCGCTTCATCAACTTCGCCCACGGGAGCATAGTCACCCTGGGTGCCTACTTCGGCCTCTTTGCCGTGGCCACTCTCCGCCTTCCCATCGCCGGGGTTTTCGCCCTGGCGCTGGTCCTTACGGGGATTTCGTCGATGGGGGTCGAGCGGGGAGCCTACCGGCCCCTCCGGCTCAAGGGCGTCCCCACCCTGAACATCCTCATCACCTCGATCGGCGTATCGTTCCTGGTGGAGAACTGCATCGTGGTATTCGTGAGCGCCGACTTCCACTCGTTCCCGGCCCACATACTGCCGTCCCTTCCCCTCAGCCTCGGCAACGTGGCCAAGGTAGCGCCGGTGGACATCCTGATATGCGCGGTAGCCATCTCCCTCATGACCTTCCTGTACCTTTTCCTCATCAACACCAAGACGGGGGTAGCCATCAGGGCAGTAGCGTACGATGCACCCGCTGCTGCCCTGATGGGCATCAACATCAACCTGACGGTGGGGATCACCTTCTTCCTGGCCGGCGTGATGGCCGCGGCGGCCGGGGTCCTGCTGGGGATGAAGTTCAGCGTCAACCCGTACCTGGGCGGCCTGTTCGGCCTGAAGTCCTTCGCAGCAGCGGTGGTGGGCGGAATAGGGAGCGTCCCCGGGGCATACCTCGGTGGTTACGCAGTGGGCCTGCTGGAAACCCTGGGGGCCGCGTACGTCAGCTCCAATTTCAAGGATGCCATCGCGTTCGTCCTGCTGGTGTTGATCCTGCTATTCCGCCCCACCGGCCTGCTGGGTCGGCGCATCCAGGAGAAGGTGTGA